A window from Sinanaerobacter sp. ZZT-01 encodes these proteins:
- the ylqF gene encoding ribosome biogenesis GTPase YlqF, with protein MEHINWYPGHMKKTRELIQENLKAVDTVIEVIDARIPISSRNPIIDELVKSKQRIIILNKSDLADQRATENWIRHFKEQGAYVLTMNCMSGGGVSQLLKLLSSLRDEKNKDSLRKKPLRMMIVGVPNVGKSSLINRLTGKKSARTGNKPGVTRGKQWLNLGNDMQLLDTPGILWPKFEDPKAGLDLAFCGSIKDEVLDIATLALELITILCRDYPELLVERYKLEQIEETPLATMEAIAKKRGFIQSGNRFDYERTGRTVMDEFRSAQIGNITLEKCI; from the coding sequence ATGGAGCATATTAACTGGTATCCGGGGCATATGAAAAAAACCAGAGAATTGATACAGGAAAATTTAAAGGCAGTCGATACGGTGATTGAGGTAATCGACGCACGAATTCCGATATCCAGCCGAAATCCAATCATTGATGAGCTTGTAAAAAGCAAGCAGCGTATCATCATTTTAAATAAGAGCGATTTGGCAGATCAAAGGGCGACAGAAAATTGGATTCGGCATTTTAAAGAGCAGGGGGCGTATGTGCTTACGATGAACTGCATGAGCGGCGGAGGTGTTTCTCAGCTTTTAAAGCTGCTCTCCTCTTTGAGGGATGAAAAGAATAAAGACTCACTCCGGAAAAAACCACTCCGAATGATGATTGTCGGCGTGCCGAACGTTGGAAAATCTTCCTTAATCAATCGCCTGACGGGAAAGAAAAGCGCGAGAACCGGAAACAAGCCGGGCGTAACGAGAGGAAAACAATGGCTGAACCTAGGAAACGATATGCAGCTTTTAGACACTCCCGGAATTCTCTGGCCCAAATTTGAAGATCCCAAGGCAGGACTTGATCTGGCATTTTGCGGTTCCATTAAAGATGAGGTTTTAGATATTGCAACGCTTGCACTGGAGCTGATTACAATCCTATGCAGGGATTACCCGGAACTGCTGGTTGAACGGTATAAGCTGGAGCAAATCGAAGAAACTCCTCTCGCGACGATGGAAGCGATTGCAAAGAAGCGTGGATTTATTCAATCAGGCAACCGCTTTGATTATGAGAGAACCGGAAGAACCGTCATGGATGAATTTCGCAGCGCACAGATTGGAAATATTACATTGGAGAAGTGCATATGA
- the rplS gene encoding 50S ribosomal protein L19 yields MDIMNVIARDYAKAEVPEFGVGDTVKVHIKIKEGTRERIQIFEGFVLKEQNGGLSKTFTVRRIASGVGVEKTFPIHSPLIAKIEVIRKGSVRRAKLNYMRQRTGKAARIKTKEAK; encoded by the coding sequence ATGGATATTATGAATGTAATTGCACGGGACTATGCAAAAGCAGAGGTACCTGAATTTGGAGTGGGCGATACAGTAAAAGTACACATCAAAATCAAGGAAGGAACTCGTGAAAGAATCCAGATTTTTGAAGGCTTTGTTTTAAAAGAACAAAACGGTGGATTATCTAAGACTTTTACGGTAAGAAGAATCGCTTCCGGTGTTGGTGTAGAAAAAACTTTCCCGATTCACTCACCGTTGATTGCCAAGATCGAAGTAATTCGTAAGGGCAGTGTAAGACGTGCGAAGCTGAACTACATGCGTCAGAGAACCGGTAAGGCAGCAAGAATCAAGACGAAAGAAGCAAAATAA
- a CDS encoding ribonuclease HII: protein MTKEERFEALKVRLVEMKRVEAALYEKGIRSIAGVDEVGRGPLAGPVVAAAVILPENFSVLGVDDSKKLSEKKREELFERIKEEASCYAIGLIDNQRIDEINILEATKEAMSQAIEGLSKKPEHILIDALTLKNIDIPQTGIVHGDSTSVSIAAASILAKVTRDRMMGEYEKEYPYYAFAKNKGYGTKAHYAGLDLYGACPLHRESFLRKYYENKK from the coding sequence ATGACAAAGGAAGAACGATTCGAAGCATTGAAGGTGCGCCTTGTTGAGATGAAACGGGTAGAGGCGGCGCTTTATGAGAAGGGAATTCGAAGCATTGCCGGAGTAGATGAAGTGGGACGAGGCCCGTTAGCCGGGCCTGTAGTAGCTGCCGCGGTCATTTTACCGGAGAATTTTTCTGTACTTGGCGTAGACGACTCAAAGAAGCTTTCTGAGAAAAAAAGAGAAGAGCTCTTTGAGAGAATAAAAGAAGAAGCGAGTTGCTATGCGATTGGGCTCATAGACAATCAACGAATTGATGAAATCAATATTTTAGAAGCGACAAAAGAAGCAATGTCACAGGCAATTGAAGGTCTGTCGAAAAAGCCGGAGCATATTTTAATTGATGCATTGACACTAAAAAATATAGATATTCCACAAACTGGGATTGTACACGGCGATAGCACCAGCGTTTCCATCGCTGCCGCATCCATTTTAGCAAAGGTCACAAGAGACCGTATGATGGGCGAATATGAGAAAGAATACCCTTACTACGCATTTGCTAAAAATAAAGGCTATGGAACAAAAGCACATTACGCAGGTCTTGACCTTTACGGAGCCTGTCCGTTACATAGAGAATCCTTTTTAAGAAAATATTATGAGAATAAAAAATAA